The region CGCTAAAATAGAGAGGCTCACGAGAGATTCAAGAGGTTTGTGAACTTTTGTCTGTGGCAGAGGGCGCCCTTGCCTTCTCGGATGGGACTGCCCCCCCTCGGAGCTTCAAGGGGCCCGCGCGCTCCGGGCAGCGGGAGGATTGCCCGGAGAAAGCCGCTCGCGAAGCGAGCAAGCTTAGCCTGCGTAGGCGCGGTATTCGCCCTGATCGACGGCGCGGACCTTGCGGGTCATGGAGAGGGTGAGCCAGATGAACATCAGGGCCTTGGCCACGCTGTAGGCGAACACGCCATAGACGGGCGATCCGAGCGCAAAGCCCAGGGCAATACCGGAGATGCTGAACACCAGCGAAACGCTCTGCCAGCCCAAAAACCAGCGCTGCCGGTTGAGTACCGGGATCAGGGCCGAGGAGGGGATGGCCATCAACTCAAAGTAGAGGAAGATCAGCAGGTAGCGGGCGTAGACGCCGGCGCCGGTCCACTCTTCGCCCAGTCCGAGGGTGAAGACCCAGGGGGCAAGCCAGGCGGCGATGATGGCCGGGAGGATGCCCACGGCGGCCAGGAGGAAGGTGGTCTGTTTGTGTTCTGCGAAGAGGGGGCTCTTGGCGTTGAGGCGCTCGCTGGCCCGCTGGAAGAAGACGTTGTAGACGGCGCTGGCCAGGAGCTGCACGGGCATGCGGCAGATGAGGTAGGCCACCGAGTAGAGGCCGGCGGCGGTGGCGTCGAATACCAGCCCGAAGAGGATCACTGGCAGGCCGTTGGTCAGCCCGTGAATGAGAGTGGCCGGAGCGTTGTAGCGCGGGAAGTCGGCGAAGGTGCGGGCGAGCGCTTTGATTCGCGAGAGGCTGAAGGCCCGGCGCAGGGTGGTCAGATCTTCGCGCAGCACCTGGGTTAAGAGGACCAGGGTGCCGATGAGTGAGCCCAGGACTTGTCCGGCGACCAGTCCCAGGGTGCCCACGGCGGCGACGCCGGCGCTAATCTTGGAAGAGGCGGAGACGGCGGAGCCGGCGACCTGAGAGATGGAGGTGCGCTTGAAGGCTTTCTTGCGCGTGCACCAGAAGCTCAGGGTCTGGAAGAGGCCGGTGATCAAGACCATGGGGGGGAGCCACCACAGCCAGTTGGCGGCGTCGGGCTGGCCGAGTTGCGTGGCCAGGGGCTGGCGGCCCACCAGAACCACCAGCGCGATCAGGAGGGTGAGCGTGGAGATGAGGCCCAGGCTCAAGCTCAGCAGGTTGGCCGCGTCATCGTCGTCGTCGGGGAGCACCATGGCCATGTTGTAGCGAAGCGCGGAGACGCCGGCCAGGATGTTGACCACCGAGTTGAGCATGCCGAGCACGCCGAAGGCTGCCGGCAGGAAGAGGCGGCTGAGCACCGGGGTGGTCGAGATGGTGATGATCTGGGCGAGCAGCGTACCGCTGGCCAAAAGAGCGATGTTTTTGAAGAAGGCGCTCTTGAGCAGAGTGTGGAGGCGTTGGACTACAGACACGCTCAGG is a window of Lujinxingia litoralis DNA encoding:
- a CDS encoding oligosaccharide flippase family protein gives rise to the protein MSVVQRLHTLLKSAFFKNIALLASGTLLAQIITISTTPVLSRLFLPAAFGVLGMLNSVVNILAGVSALRYNMAMVLPDDDDDAANLLSLSLGLISTLTLLIALVVLVGRQPLATQLGQPDAANWLWWLPPMVLITGLFQTLSFWCTRKKAFKRTSISQVAGSAVSASSKISAGVAAVGTLGLVAGQVLGSLIGTLVLLTQVLREDLTTLRRAFSLSRIKALARTFADFPRYNAPATLIHGLTNGLPVILFGLVFDATAAGLYSVAYLICRMPVQLLASAVYNVFFQRASERLNAKSPLFAEHKQTTFLLAAVGILPAIIAAWLAPWVFTLGLGEEWTGAGVYARYLLIFLYFELMAIPSSALIPVLNRQRWFLGWQSVSLVFSISGIALGFALGSPVYGVFAYSVAKALMFIWLTLSMTRKVRAVDQGEYRAYAG